From the genome of Leishmania infantum JPCM5 genome chromosome 34, one region includes:
- a CDS encoding putative acyl-CoA binding protein has translation MSAEEFERYTKLVSDLRSNLSIPQKIEMYGLWCVATRGKCTLKQPSRANVVKYGKWAAWKKYEPLGQQKARELFVEKAKAIVAKYPSRL, from the coding sequence atgTCTGCCGAGGAGTTTGAGCGCTACACAAAGTTGGTCTCCGACCTGCGGTCGAACCTGTCGATCCCGCAGAAGATCGAGATGTACGGCCTGTGGTGTGTGGCGACGCGGGGCAAGTGCACGTTGAAACAGCCGTCCCGCGCCAACGTGGTAAAGTACGGCAAGTGGGCTGCGTGGAAGAAGTACGAGCCCCTTGGTCAGCAGAAGGCCCGCGAGCTCTTTGTCGAGAAGGCAAAGGCTATCGTAGCCAAGTACCCATCCAGGTTGTGA
- a CDS encoding putative adaptor complex subunit medium chain 3: MLSCIFLLNEHGEVMVELQFSERIPRSTLEGFWSTYMAPSKGGREAPAAIVAYGGTVFSHIHRNNVFLVGTHPSDDTALVVIEQLCLVARVLTTYLSEVTENTIRENFSTVYQLLQEMFDYGYPLTTEFCALEELVPRPTLENRVRTMLDTPLVNKVMPVGSRTSIGVGSRQASSFFGGVPWRDPETRHSTNEILFDVVESLDYVLDSEGRCVRAAVQGSIEVNCRLSGMPDVVLRLRDVDAVVDDVAFHRCVSLDRYEHDRTLCFIPPDGKFTLMKYTCKSSQLMPLPPFYVTPQVTFNATGGRFHCMTGIRGGGAGFSSVAEKDKDVQRLSVRLLLPPNTSSLTVTNCSSGTTVFDRSKATLTWSVGNLTHYATPSLGGEFLLEPEGSDSSGEQGRDNAAPSRSARATTHAAGVGNATMAAVSFQLPNRIMSSLRVDSVQVLNEIGKPYKGLKYLTQSGSYFIRGA, from the coding sequence ATGTTGTCATGCATTTTTTTGCTGAATGAGCATGGCGAGGTGATGGTGGAGCTGCAATTTAGTGAGCGAATCCCGCGCTCAACGTTGGAGGGATTCTGGTCCACCTATATGGCGCCGTCGAAGGGAGGCCGCGAGGCGCCCGCGGCCATCGTCGCCTACGGCGGCACTGTGTTCTCGCACATCCACCGCAACAACGTGTTTCTCGTCGGCACACACCCTTCGGACGACACGGCGCTCGTGGTGATTGAGCAGCTCTGTCTCGTGGCCCGCGTTCTCACAACATACCTGAGCGAGGTGACGGAGAACACCATTCGAGAAAACTTCTCTACCGTCTATCAGCTACTACAGGAGATGTTTGACTACGGTTACCCCCTCACCACTGAGTTCTGCGCactggaggagctggtgcCGCGGCCGACGCTCGAGAACCGCGTGCGCACTATGCTGGACACGCCGCTTGTGAACAAGGTGATGCCGGTCGGCAGCCGCACTTCCATTGGGGTTGGCAGTCGGCAGGCATCCAGCTTTTTCGGTGGTGTCCCATGGCGGGACCCGGAGACGCGTCACAGCACAAATGAAATACTCTTTGACGTGGTGGAGTCGCTGGACTACGTCCTGGACAGCGAGGGCCGCTGCGTCAGGGCTGCTGTGCAGGGGAGCATCGAGGTGAATTGCCGGCTGAGCGGCATGCCTGACGTGGtgctgcgtctgcgcgaTGTCGACGCCGTGGTCGACGACGTGGCTTTTCATCGATGCGTCAGTCTGGACCGTTATGAGCACGATCGCACGCTCTGCTTCATTCCACCCGACGGCAAGTTCACGCTGATGAAGTATACCTGCAAGTCTTCCCAGCTGATGCCGCTTCCACCGTTCTACGTGACCCCGCAGGTCACTTTCAACGCTACGGGTGGTCGCTTCCATTGCATGACGGGCAtccgcggtggcggagcgGGCTTCTCTTCCGTGGCGGAGAAGGATAAGGATGTGCAGCGGCTCTCggtgcgcctcctgctgccgccaaACACGTCATCGCTCACAGTGACGAACTGTTCGAGCGGCACGACCGTTTTCGACCGCTCCAAGGCGACGCTCACGTGGAGCGTGGGCAACTTGACGCATTACGCAACGCCGTCTCTCGGTGGCGAGTTCTTGTTAGAGCCGGAAGGTAGTGACAGCAGTGGCGAGCAAGGGCGTGACAATGCGGCGCCATCGAGGTCGGCGAGGGCAACAACCCATGCGGCCGGAGTCGGAAACGCCACCATGGCTGCCGTGTCGTTCCAGCTGCCGAACCGAATCATGAGTAGCCTTCGCGTGGATTCGGTTCAGGTCTTGAATGAGATCGGCAAGCCGTACAAGGGGCTGAAGTACCTAACGCAGTCTGGCAGCTACTTCATCCGAGGCGCCTGA